DNA from Synechococcus elongatus PCC 6301:
GCTACTCTCTTGTTCTGATTGTACTGGTCCTCTATTTCTTATTGGCAGGCTTGAAAATCGATCGAGAATATCAACGCGGTATCATTTATCGGCTTGGTCGAGTCCGACGATTGAGAGGGCCGGGACTATACTGGATCTTTCCCGGAATTGAACAAAAAGTACAAGTTGATTTAAGACTGCGAACAGTTAATATTGAGCCTCAAGAAACTGTCACTGCAGACAGCGTCACGATTCGAGTAAATGCGGTGCTTTACTACCGGATGATTGACCCTGTCAAAGCCATTAACTCGGTTGAAAGTTATCGAGATGCTGTTTATCAGATTGCTCTCACAACTTTGCGGAATGTGATTGGTCAAAATCTGCTAGATGATGTTCTGCAGAACCGCGATCGTATCAATTTCAATGTTCAACAAATTGTAGATGAAGTCACCGAACCTTGGGGGATTGTGATCGAGCGGGTTGAGATGAAGGATGTCGAAATCCCGCTGAGTATGCAGCGAGCGATGGCTAAGGAAGCAGAAGCAGTTCGTGAAAAACGGGCTCGACGGATTAAAGCTGAGGCAGAACTAGAAGCATCTGAGAAGTTGACTGCGGCGTCTCGAATGATTAGTTCTAGTCCTGCTGCGCTGGAACTTCGTCGCTTACAAATGCTGGCAGAAATTGGTACAGAAAATAACACAACTACCGTCTTGATGTTGCCTTCTGACTTTCCAGTCTTGGCAAATCGACTGGCAGATTATTTAGGTCAACTACCAGTTACTTCATCACCCGTAGAAAGATCAAATGCGGGTGTCTCCGATCAAGAATAGCTTCCTGAAACATACCTTTAGCTCAAGAGCATCATATTGAGGGCCGTAATTGCTGGATCCATGTTGCTGGTGGGCCGAATGATTCTGATTTTTAAGGCACCGAGAACTGAAATAAAGATCTTAATTTCGGAATCCAGATCGATTGTGCCAGCAGTTTCATAGGAAAATGCTTGAATGCGAGAGATAGGAATTGAGAGATATTCCTGTTTCTTGCCAGTGATGCCTTGCTTGTCGATCAGTAGAATGCGCCGAGTCGTAAAGAACAAGAGATCTCGCGCTCCTTTGTAGGCACAGTAGATCATCTCGTCCTTTACAAAGACTCCTGCTCGTACCGAACAAGACTGAGGATCAACAGGCGCTAAACCAATCGCAGATTTAAATTCCTGCATCTCTTGGGCTCAAGCTGAAGGTTCTTAGGCGATCGCAGGGGCTGAAGGCTGGCGGAGCCAATCTTGTAAAACCTGACTGGGTGGTTGGGCGTGGGGCCAAGCAAAGGCATGACGGAAAGATGCCGTTTGGCAGGCTTGTAGTTGCTGAAAGTCAATGACATCAGCAGTCAGTAGGGCTTCATATTCTGCCGGCAGCCGCACATTGTGAAGACCGGCATTGTCGGTACAGATGACGATATCAACGCCTGCTTCAAAGCAGCGATCGAAGACTGTCCTCAGTGCTGCGATCTCCGTCAGAGTACCGGTTTGAATATAGGTGGTAGGGCAGACTTCTAGGCATTGCCCCCGTGCCGCTAGCTCTGGCAACAATTCGGGATAGTGCAGCGGAATTTGGATGCCGTGGCCAATCCGCATCAAGTACGGCAATAGGTCGGGATAGCAGCCATCGCGGGTTTCAAATAGGTGGCCTGTCGTCTTCAGGCCCAGTTCCCGCGCCCAGTTGAAGAGCTCAATGAACTCTGGTAGCCGCTCTGCGTAGGCGCGATCGCCCCCTGCTACATCGATCGCACAAACTGTCGGCACACAGTCCGCGGCCAGTTGCACCATTGCCCGATTGACTTCGTAGGGCAAATGGGTGTGTAGGCAGAGGATTTGGGGCATCAGCAAGGGATAGCCCGGCACTTGGCTGGCGGCGGCAACACATTGCACCACTGCGGGCATCAAGTCCAAACGCTCAGTTTGGGACAGTGTTGCTGGAGTCCGCAGATAGGGGGTGTAGCGCAGTTCCAGATAAGCCAAGTTCTCGAAGGTGTAGGCACCCCGCACCAACCGTTGGATGAAGTAGGGCAGCGTGCCAGTCGTTTGAGTTGACTCCACCAACTTGTGAATTTCGAGATATTCCGCCAACGAGGCCTTGGGGGCGGTGTAGAACTGCTCGAAATCGCCGTAGTGGGCAAAGCGATCGATAATTTCGGACTGCGATCGCTGCAAAAAGCGCCAGAGAATGCGAGGCACAACTGCGCCGCCCAAGTGGCGATGCAAATCGGCAAAAAGCGCCATAATCCTGCTCCCATCCCAGGGGCGGCACGCGCCCAATTGTTAAGCTTTGTGAGTCATTCAAGCCTAACGCAGCCTGATTGGAGCGTCATTTTCGATACGTCGCATTGATCAGGACGGTTTGACAGGCGCCAAAGCGGCGTCGGATAATCCCCTTTTGTGCAAATTTCGAGCGCAGTCGAAAGACCTTGGCGAACGTAGTCGTAATCGGGGCCCAGTGGGGCGACGAGGGCAAAGGCAAAATCACTGACCTGCTCAGCCGGTCAGCAGATGTCGTTGTCCGCTATCAGGGGGGCGTCAACGCGGGTCATACCGTGGTGGTGGGCGAGCAAACCCTGAAGCTGCATCTGATCCCCTCAGGCATTCTTTACCC
Protein-coding regions in this window:
- a CDS encoding slipin family protein — translated: MGYSLVLIVLVLYFLLAGLKIDREYQRGIIYRLGRVRRLRGPGLYWIFPGIEQKVQVDLRLRTVNIEPQETVTADSVTIRVNAVLYYRMIDPVKAINSVESYRDAVYQIALTTLRNVIGQNLLDDVLQNRDRINFNVQQIVDEVTEPWGIVIERVEMKDVEIPLSMQRAMAKEAEAVREKRARRIKAEAELEASEKLTAASRMISSSPAALELRRLQMLAEIGTENNTTTVLMLPSDFPVLANRLADYLGQLPVTSSPVERSNAGVSDQE
- a CDS encoding PH domain-containing protein, translating into MIYCAYKGARDLLFFTTRRILLIDKQGITGKKQEYLSIPISRIQAFSYETAGTIDLDSEIKIFISVLGALKIRIIRPTSNMDPAITALNMMLLS
- a CDS encoding adenosine deaminase translates to MALFADLHRHLGGAVVPRILWRFLQRSQSEIIDRFAHYGDFEQFYTAPKASLAEYLEIHKLVESTQTTGTLPYFIQRLVRGAYTFENLAYLELRYTPYLRTPATLSQTERLDLMPAVVQCVAAASQVPGYPLLMPQILCLHTHLPYEVNRAMVQLAADCVPTVCAIDVAGGDRAYAERLPEFIELFNWARELGLKTTGHLFETRDGCYPDLLPYLMRIGHGIQIPLHYPELLPELAARGQCLEVCPTTYIQTGTLTEIAALRTVFDRCFEAGVDIVICTDNAGLHNVRLPAEYEALLTADVIDFQQLQACQTASFRHAFAWPHAQPPSQVLQDWLRQPSAPAIA